The Thermodesulfobacteriota bacterium genome includes a region encoding these proteins:
- a CDS encoding zinc-dependent dehydrogenase, producing MAKPKTHNFTNNMRVAMYYNNRDVRVEELPIPKIGPGEILIRVEASGVCGSDVMEWYRLPKAPLVLGHEVAGEVVEVGEDVRKFKKGDRVIATHHVPCNTCYFCLRGNHSACNTLRTTHFDPGGFSEYIRVPAINVDRGVFVLPDEVSYEEGSFVEPLGCAIRGQRMARFEMGSSVLVMGSGITGLLHIQLACAQGAGRVMATDINEYRLKAALRFGAEAAIQANENVAKQLCEINEGRLADMVIVCTGSTSAIEQALTLVEKGGTILFFAPTDPDVKIPLPFNEVWWNGITMTSSYAAAPADLALAVELIRAGRVNVKDMVTHRLPLAETGRAFQMVVEAKDSIKVIIEPQRRV from the coding sequence GTGGCTAAACCTAAAACTCATAACTTCACTAACAATATGCGCGTAGCAATGTATTACAACAACCGGGACGTGCGGGTTGAGGAATTGCCGATACCTAAAATCGGTCCCGGCGAGATACTTATTCGCGTCGAGGCAAGCGGGGTATGCGGAAGCGACGTGATGGAGTGGTACCGCCTTCCCAAGGCCCCTCTGGTATTGGGGCATGAGGTCGCCGGCGAGGTAGTGGAGGTAGGAGAAGATGTCCGCAAATTCAAAAAAGGAGACAGGGTTATCGCCACTCATCATGTCCCATGCAACACCTGCTACTTCTGCTTGAGGGGAAACCATTCGGCTTGCAATACCCTTCGGACTACCCATTTTGACCCCGGTGGATTCTCCGAGTACATCCGTGTTCCAGCTATAAATGTTGATCGCGGGGTATTCGTATTGCCAGACGAAGTCTCTTACGAGGAAGGTTCTTTCGTCGAACCGCTCGGCTGTGCAATACGCGGGCAGAGAATGGCCAGATTTGAAATGGGGAGCAGTGTACTGGTTATGGGAAGCGGTATTACTGGATTACTTCATATTCAACTGGCATGTGCGCAGGGTGCAGGCCGGGTTATGGCAACGGATATCAATGAATACAGGCTAAAAGCGGCGCTTCGCTTTGGCGCCGAGGCGGCCATTCAGGCCAATGAGAATGTAGCAAAACAACTCTGCGAAATCAACGAAGGAAGGCTGGCGGACATGGTAATCGTCTGCACCGGCTCGACATCGGCTATCGAGCAGGCATTAACTTTAGTGGAAAAAGGCGGGACCATCCTCTTTTTTGCCCCAACCGATCCGGATGTGAAGATTCCCCTTCCCTTTAACGAAGTCTGGTGGAATGGTATTACTATGACCAGTTCTTACGCCGCGGCCCCCGCCGACCTTGCCCTGGCCGTAGAGCTTATCCGGGCAGGGCGGGTGAACGTAAAAGATATGGTCACGCATCGGCTCCCTCTGGCCGAAACCGGCAGAGCCTTCCAGATGGTTGTAGAGGCAAAGGATTCCATCAAGGTGATTATCGAACCGCAGAGGCGAGTATAA